CCAAGTACTCGGTGAATGCCTTTTCCTTTCCTTCAACATAGGACAATGATTTTATCCGCCTTTCGAAACGCTTTGTATGCACGACCATCTCAGACTCGACTTTTGTAGCAGGATGGTTCTGAACGGCGTCGATTTTAAGAAGAATTTCTTTTACTGTTGGCTGTGCTGATGCATAGCTTGTTGATAGGAAAATTATTGCGGGGAACCATAGCTTCATTGTTCTAGCTCCTTGAATAGCTGTGCTGTAGAGCGCTTAAATATGGCACGACCGGCGATGGCAGCCCCTAAGCAGTTGGCAATGAGCCCAGGTACTAAGCCAACAACGATTGTTGCCCCCGAGATCCGCGCATAAATAGTATCGGCTATGACAATAGTCGCAAGATCGGTACTCATCATTTCAGCGATATTTAGCCCATTTTCCTGTAAATAGTAACTTGGAATCAACCCCAGAAGTGTTCCAAGTATAGCGCCAATAACCCCGATGATAATAGATTCGACAATCAGATTTTGGTAGATTGTCTTGGCGCTTTCACCTAAAGCCAGGCGTAAACCAAACTCTCCATGGCGCCGAAGGCCGTTGAGTAGACCTGCATTCCATAAGATAATTGACATGATAAATACAAAGGCCGATACAACGATGATATTCATCCATCTGCCTAAGCTCATCATCATGGAAAGGTCTGGGTCATCGGATAAGATACTCATGGTGAGTGGAAAGGATTCATCGGATTGATCTTGCATGTCGTTGAAATTTTGCTGTAGTTTTAGGCTAGCTTCTGAATTAAAACGCTTGGAGTCAAAAAAACCCAAGATCTCAGAAGCACCATCAGGCATATTTAGAAAGCTTCGCGCTTCTCTGATATCCAACACTATCCCACTGCGATCCAAAGCTTTCATACCGAATGTTACACTGCCGCTGATCTTGAAATTGGCGACTGCCATGGAGCCGTCCATAGTTGAGCTGATGATGGTGATGGAGTCGTCGAGGGTAAGCCCTAACTGTTCCATGAGATCAACACTTACGAGCACTTCATGGTTCCTGGGAAAATGGCCACGGGTCAAACCTTTATCTAAGCTCAATCTTTGGGTTTCTTGATTTAGATCGAAGTCGATAGCGATGCCTAAGATCGGACTTTGTTTGAGAGTTTCTCCTGATTCATCCCCAAGGTCCAAAAGTCCCCCAAAGTAAATACGAGGTGCCCAGTTCAAGTTCGGTACCTCATCTGCAAGGCCTTCTATCAGACTGTTGCTCCCCAGGACTGCAAGGTCATTCGGTTTCTGATCCTCAAACTCTTGGTATGCTTTTGTCGTAATACGCACGTGACCTTTTTGGAAGTTAACACTATGATCGACGATCGAGTTCATTTCTCCGTCCATCCAGGCTTGAAGTAAGACGCAAAGTGAGGTACCTGCTGCTACAACCAGTATAGGAAATAGGCTGCGGTGCTTGTCTCGCCAGAGGCCAAGGAATAAGAAGTGAATCATATCCAGTTTCCTCGTATTGCCTGAGTTGGTTGAAGTTGACCTACTTTGCGAGCGGGCCAATAACTGGCTACAGTCAGAAGTATACTTACGGAAAGAAAGGTTTTAACAAACCCATATGTTGTGTAACTAGGGTGGAGGGATTGTTCGATGGCGACCCCCCAGGAATCAACATCACCGGGTATTTGAATGCCATTGGTTTCAAGCCATAGAAACACCGGGCCTCCAAATACAGCAACAAGTCCAAAGGCTAAAACTCCGTAAAGCAGGCCTTCCATGATAAGTAGCCCCATAACTTGTCGAGGCGTGAGTCCAAGTGCCATAAGGATACCTAGCTCTTTCCGACGATGGAAAATCGATAGAGCTTGAGTATCGAAGACAGAAAGAAAGATCATGAACATCAATATAGCAATCAGCATGAGGCCAGTCTGCTGCTTGACCTCGACTAGGCGATTGGTTTCTTCTAGGAGCTGATCCTGGGTTTTTATCTCCCAAATGGAAGTCGCTGGGGGGATCTCTGGCGTGGCGCTGATATGAATACTGGCGTGATTGGGAGTGCCATGCATCAATTGCAATTCATATAACGGTAGCCAGATAGCATTGCTATCAATTTCGGGGTTTTGACTTTGGAAGATCTCAACGACAATACCATGAACTCCATAAAACGCCCCTTGTGCGGTTCGCCAACGGATAATGAACGATTCTCCTACCTTGACTTTAAGCTTTTTAGCCATTCTTCGACCGACCATAAGTGGAACATAGCCTTCAGGCACATTGTTTCTCAACGCTGTGAATGATACCGAAAGAGTTTTTTGCTCAGGAGGAATACCATTAATTCGAGTCGATACCATACGCTGTTTTGGATAAATACTACCTTGCAATATCAAAATGGGAGTCAAGCTAGGATGGTTCATGGTGGGGCCGTGAGCTTCATCAAGAGACAATGGGTCATCGGGATCATAGTTTTGATGCCATAACTGACCCTGAGCGACCCAGCTATCAATCAGGATTTTCTTCATCTGCAGGTGCATACCGTGATATAGACCGTCTAGGAAGATCATGGTAAATATCGTCAGGGCAAGAACTAAAACGTTGAGCCATGTCTTGGCTCCACTCTGTAGCAGCTGTTTCAAGGCTTGTTTCCAAAGAAAGATCATCCCGTCGCCTCGTTTTGAACCTGACCATCTTCAAGGGTGATCACACGCCTCAAGCGTCTGATAACTTTTTCATCATGTGTTGAGAAGATGAAGGTTGTGCCCAAGTCTCTATTTAACTGTTCCATAACGTCTAGGATTATATTTGAGTTTTCCTTATCTAGGTTGGCAGTCGGTTCATCAGCTAAGACTAACTTGGGTTGTTTCACCATAGCTCGAGCTATAGCAACTCTCTGGCTCTGGCCACCTGATAATTGCGAGGGTCGCGAAGAGGCGCGATCGGCAAGACCAACCCACTCCAGAGCCTTGCGAACGGCTTCGCTCCGTTGTTCTCGCGGTTCTTTTAAGAGCAATAAGGGATACTCAACGTTTTCAAATACTGAATAGTGAGGAAGTAAGTAGTAGGACTGGAAGATAAATCCGATATCCTTGGCACGAATAGCAGCAGCTTCTCTGGGACTGAATGTTTCTAGCTGACGATCCATAAGTTTGATACGCCCCGTCGTTGGTTTATCGAGAGCGCCAATGAGATTGAGAAGGGTCGTTTTACCAGAGCCACTAGGCCCTATGAATCCTGAAAACTCACC
The window above is part of the Pseudobacteriovorax antillogorgiicola genome. Proteins encoded here:
- a CDS encoding ABC transporter permease; amino-acid sequence: MIHFLFLGLWRDKHRSLFPILVVAAGTSLCVLLQAWMDGEMNSIVDHSVNFQKGHVRITTKAYQEFEDQKPNDLAVLGSNSLIEGLADEVPNLNWAPRIYFGGLLDLGDESGETLKQSPILGIAIDFDLNQETQRLSLDKGLTRGHFPRNHEVLVSVDLMEQLGLTLDDSITIISSTMDGSMAVANFKISGSVTFGMKALDRSGIVLDIREARSFLNMPDGASEILGFFDSKRFNSEASLKLQQNFNDMQDQSDESFPLTMSILSDDPDLSMMMSLGRWMNIIVVSAFVFIMSIILWNAGLLNGLRRHGEFGLRLALGESAKTIYQNLIVESIIIGVIGAILGTLLGLIPSYYLQENGLNIAEMMSTDLATIVIADTIYARISGATIVVGLVPGLIANCLGAAIAGRAIFKRSTAQLFKELEQ
- a CDS encoding ABC transporter permease codes for the protein MIFLWKQALKQLLQSGAKTWLNVLVLALTIFTMIFLDGLYHGMHLQMKKILIDSWVAQGQLWHQNYDPDDPLSLDEAHGPTMNHPSLTPILILQGSIYPKQRMVSTRINGIPPEQKTLSVSFTALRNNVPEGYVPLMVGRRMAKKLKVKVGESFIIRWRTAQGAFYGVHGIVVEIFQSQNPEIDSNAIWLPLYELQLMHGTPNHASIHISATPEIPPATSIWEIKTQDQLLEETNRLVEVKQQTGLMLIAILMFMIFLSVFDTQALSIFHRRKELGILMALGLTPRQVMGLLIMEGLLYGVLAFGLVAVFGGPVFLWLETNGIQIPGDVDSWGVAIEQSLHPSYTTYGFVKTFLSVSILLTVASYWPARKVGQLQPTQAIRGNWI
- a CDS encoding ABC transporter ATP-binding protein — protein: MIEIRNVGKVFNIGGHQLHALKNISIEIASGEFSGFIGPSGSGKTTLLNLIGALDKPTTGRIKLMDRQLETFSPREAAAIRAKDIGFIFQSYYLLPHYSVFENVEYPLLLLKEPREQRSEAVRKALEWVGLADRASSRPSQLSGGQSQRVAIARAMVKQPKLVLADEPTANLDKENSNIILDVMEQLNRDLGTTFIFSTHDEKVIRRLRRVITLEDGQVQNEATG